The Jiangella sp. DSM 45060 genome contains the following window.
TCGACGGGCTGTGGCCCCACCACCGGGCCGCGTTCGAGGCCGACGGCGCGCTGAAGTACGACAACCGTCCGGACGCCTCCCGCATCGTCGCGCGGCAGGGCGAGCGAGAGTGGCGGTTGCGGCGAATCGGCCTCGACGTCGTCCGGTTCGGGTGGGACTTCGCCTGGCGGAACCGGGCCGAGCTGGCTGGACGGTTCGCCGCCCTGCTCCGCGACAACGCGCGGCACGAGCGACCGATTCGCTGGTGGAAGCACGTGCCGGGAGTAGGCGCGGTGGAACCCGAGCCCGCCGACTGGCCGTCGCCCGTGCGGTCGGGGGTCGTCCTGCCGGCCGGCTGGGACCGCTGACGTCCGCCGGATTCCGGGGCGTGGGGGCCGCGCGGAAATTCGGTTGCGCCGACGGGACCGGACCGGGTTGGCTGGACGGCGACGGATGTCCGGGTCGGCTCGACCCGGCGAGGCGAAGGGAGGCGTGTCCGATGGCTGCCCACTCGAGGCGGCGCGCTGTCGTCTGCGCGCCAGATGGCCCTCACTTCGCCGTTCCCACCGCCTGACCCGAACGAACACCCCGCGGTGGGGACCTCCTCGTCAGGAGACCACCGCAGTGCCGAACCACGATCAATTCCAGCCCATGCGCTCTCGCGGCCGCGCCCGCACCCGTGAGGACCGCGCCGAGGTCGCCGACCGCGGGCCGAACGTCTTCGCCGAGTATGCCGCGAAGTACGGGCTCACCCCGCCCGGCGAAGAGGCGGTCACCGACGACCCGCCGTACGGGGACCGGTGGACCACCTGGGACGACTCCACGGCGGGCCAGCGCGGCCCGCGGCCGTACCCGGACTGGGTCGTCACCGAGCTCGGCGCCGTCGACACCGAGCTGGGCATCCTCAAGACCGGCAAGGAGGCCGACGTCTTCCTGGTGGAGCGCTCGGTGCCGGACACCGGGAAGGCCACGGTGATGGCGGCCAAGCGCTACCGCGACCCCAAGCACCGCATGTTCCACCGCGACGACGGCTACCGCGAGGGCCGCCGCGACCGCGAGTCCCGCGTCAACCGCGCCATGGCCAAGGGCAGCGCGTTCGGCCGCGAGGCCATCGCCGGGCAGTGGGCGCACGCCGAGTTCGCGGCGCTCACGGCGCTGTGGGCGGCCGGCGTCGCCGTCCCGTATCCGGTGCAGATCGTCGGCACCGAGCTGCTGATGCAGTTCATCGGCGACGACGGCGGGGGCGCGGCGCCGCGGCTGGCCCAGCTCCGGCCCGACCCCGGCGAGCTGCGCGACCTCTGGGACCAGCTGGCGCACAACCTGTCGCTGCTGGCGCTGGCCGGCTACGCGCACGGCGACCTGTCCGCGTACAACCTGCTGGTGCACGACGGCCGGCTGGTGGTCATCGACGTGCCGCAGATCGTCGACGTCGTCGGCAACCCGCACGGCCGCGAGTTCCTCGACCGCGACGTCCGCAACGTCGGCGGCTGGTTCACGGCCCGCGGCCTCGACCCCGGCCACGTCGACTCGCTCAGCGAGGCGCTGGCGAGGGACGCCCGGCTCGCCTGACCCGCTCGGCAATGAGCACCTCTACGCATCGATGCGTATGGGTGCTCATTGCAAAGAGGCGCGGCGGGCTCCCGAGGGAACCCGCCGCCGCCTGGAGCGTCAGGCCGTCAGCGCCCGTCGCTGACGATGCCGACGGTGGCCGAGGCCGGGTCGCCTGCTGCGTAGCCGGCGCCGTCCTCGATCGTGACGGTGACCGAACGGTCGCGCGGGCTCGGCCCGCGCCGGTCGATCACCCCGACGGTCTCGACCACGGTGGTCTCGCCGGGCCCGAACGTGACGGTGCCGTCGAGCGGTTCGTAGTCGCGGCCCGGCCGGGTGTACCGGTTGTTCTCGACCGAGTACGTCACCGTCAGCGAACCCGACGACGAGCCGGCCGGACGGGTGAAGGTGAACGCGCCGTCCGTGGCCGGCTCGACCGCGTCGGCCGTCGCCGCGACCGTGACGACCGGCAGCGACACCGTAACGCTGTCGGAGACGGTGACCTCCTGAGCACCCGGGTTGTCGGTGACGTGCACCGCCGAGTTCGTCAGCACCGTGCCGTCCGCGACGTCGGCGTCGACCGTGACGTCGTAGGTGATGACGACCGGGTCGAGGTCCGGCCCGGCGTAGTTCGCGCAGACGACGGTGTCGTCCGCGATGACGCCGGCCGCGCTGCCCGCGTTGACCAGCGCCGTCGCCGACGTGCCGGCGGCGTTCTCGGTGCCGATGGTGATCGGCCCGGCCAGCGGCCCGGTGACGTTGTCGTAGGCGAACACCAGGTCGTTGCTGCCCGACTGGATGATCGCCTCCATGTCGTAGGTGCCCTGCGCTCCGGTCGGGTCGCCGGCGAGCCGCAGGTCGTCGTACTCGATGATCCCGGCGGCGCCGCCGGTCGTCCTGGCCAGCGTGACGCCCGAGTTGGCCGCCTGGTCGTAGACGACCTGCATGTCCTGCCAGAGCAGCGCGGCCACGTTGTTGGGCAGCCCTGCCGACGGCAGCTCCTGCGGCGTCCCGGGGTCGCCGCCGTAGTTGGCGTCGATGTCGAAGATCAGGAAGCCGTCGTCGGTGAAGCCCACCTCGGTGTAGCCCACGTCGTAGAACCCGTACGTGCCACCCAAGGTCGTCCCGAACGCGACACCGTCGCCGGTGATGTTCGGGTTGGCCGCGAGGCCCGCGCCGGTCGCCAGGTCGACGTACGACGCCGTGCCCGTGAACGGGTTGACGCACTGGGGGTCGGTGGCGCTGGTCGTGATGACGTAGTCCCCTTCGGCCCCGACCGCCGTCGGCAGCGTTCCCGACCACGTCAGCACGCCGTCCTCGACGGTGGCGCCCTCGGTCGCCGATCCCTCGACGTACGTCGTGCCCTCGGGCAGCGTGTCGGTGATCGTGTAGGCGAGGTCCTCGGGCGTGACGTTCGGCTGGACCATCAGCGTGTACCTGACGGTGTCGCCCGGCGCGGCGGTGTCGACGGACGCCGTCTTGGTGACGTCGTCGGCGTGCCGGGTGACGGTGACCGGGATGACGCCGATGTCGCCCGGCGAGTCCGGCGACGAGCCCAGTGCCACCGCGCCGAACCAGGTCTCGCCCGGGTCGAGGTCGTCCTCGTCGTAGAACGCGCGGATGGTGAACGGCTCGCCCTGGGGCTGCGACGCCGGGCCCTCCACCGTCAGGTTGCCCTCGCCGGCGGTGACGACGGCGGTGCCGAGCGTGACGGTGTCGGTGCCGCCCGGCGTCGACGCGTCCCAGTTCTGCACGAGGATCCACCAGGTGCCCGCCTCCGGGCTGCCGACGTCGCAGGACTCGGCCGCGCTGCCGGTGGCGCTGGTGCACACCAACGTCGCCGCGCTCGGGGTGTCGCCGGTGCCGACGAACAGGTCGAGGTCCGGCGCCGTGGAGTCGGACAGCTGGGCGACCAGCCGCGCGGTGTCCGCCGGCACGTCGACCAGGATCGTCTGCGTGCCGTTGCCGTCGTACGGGTCGGTGTTGGTGCTGTCCTCGACGATCGACAGCTGCTGCTCCTCGACCGGGACCAGCCCGCCCACCGTCGCGGTGAAGTCCTCGATCTCGATCGACTCGATCGGCGCGGACTCCTGCGAGCCGGCGTCGCGGCGGGTGTCGATGTCGATGCCCTCGGGCAGGACGCCGTTCGACGGCAGCGCCGCGACCGGCAGGTGCGCGACCGGCGCGGCCGAACCCTCCGCCGGCGTCAGGACCACCGTGGCGAACTGGTAGGCGTCGGTCGGCGCGCCGGTGACGTCAGCCGTGATCGTCAGCTCGATGTCCTGGCCCTCGGCGATGGTGAACGTCGACGGCTCGACCGTCACCGCGATGCCGTCGGTGATCCCGTCGGTGCTGACGGTCCAAGTGCCGGCGCCGGTGGAGGTGCCGGTGACGGTGCGGGTCCACGTGCACGTCTGAAGGCACTGCCGGTCGGTCATGCTGGCGGTGTTGAGCGCCTTGACGTCGCCGCCCTCGCCCGGGTCGGCCGCAGCGTACTCGGCGGGGGTGACGTCGAGGACCAGTCCGGCCATCGCGGCGACGTCGAGGTCGACCCGGCCGGAGCCCATGTCGAACCAGTCGGCGGGCGTGCCGTCGTTGTCGGTGACCTCGGTGACGGACGTCGTCATCAGCGCGGACTGCGCCTCGGCCGGCGACCAGTCGTCCCCGTGCAGGGCCTTGAGCAGCGCGTACGAGCCGGCGACGTGCGGGCTGGCCATCGACGTGCCGGAGATGAAGCCCCACGACACCTCGTTGCCGACCCCGTTGGCGGCCAGGACGTCGACGCCGGGGGCGCTGACGGCCGGCGAGATCAGCTCGACGGCACGGTTCGGGCCGCGGCTGGAGAACGACGCCATGATGTCGCCGAGATCGTCGGAGATGACCTCGAGGCCGCCGGACAGCGACGCCTGCTCGCCGGTGACCGACGCCATCCACGCCTTCAGCGCGACGCCGTCGTCGTAGGTGATGTGCACCGCCGGGATCGCGTGCGGGTCGGCGTTGAGCGACGTGCCGCTGGCCTCGTCGTTGGCGAGGACGAAGCCCTCGGCGCCGAGGGCGCCGACGATCTGGCCCTTCTCGACCCGGCCGTTCTCGCCGCGGTCACAGACGACGATCTGGCCGGTGAAGTCGGTGCCGGCCGGGAACCCGTCGGCCAGGCACAGCGGGTTGTCTAGGTCCGCGGCGTCGACCAGCGGGAACGTGCCGCTGGTGGCGGCGCTGAACGCCTGGCCGCGGATCGCCGGCAGCGTCTGGCCGCCGTCCGCGGTGAGGTTCTGCACCTCGGCCTGCCACTGCCGGTTGTGCTGCACGGCGCCGACCGCGGTCAGCCACGGCACGTCGCCGGGGGAGCCGGTCGTGGCCGCGCCCGGGCCCTCGTTGCCGGCCGAGCTGGCGACGTAGACGCCGGCGGCGCGGGCGTTGAGGAACGCGACGGAGTCGGTGTCGCTCCACGGGTCCGGCGAGGCCGACGGGCTGCCGATGGAGTAGTTGACGACGTCGACGCCGTCGGCGATGGCTTGGTTGATGCTGGCCAGCGTCGCCGATCCGGGGCAGCCGTCGGCGTTGCAGGCGTCGTAGGCGATGACGTTCGCGTGCGGCGCCACGCCCTTGATGGTGCGGGTGGCGCTGAACTCGTGCTCGGTGCCCTTCGCGCTGTACGTCGTGGCCGTGACCTGGTTGCCGGCCGACGTGCTGGCGGTGTGGCTGCCGTGGCCGTCGTTGTCGTACGGGTTGGTGCCGTCGACGCTGGTGAAGTCCCAGGCGCCGATCAGCTTGTCGTTGCAGCCCCAGTCCGGGATGTGCGCCGGGTTGGCCGGGTCGCAGACGCCGACGTACGTGCCGGCGCCGCGCGGGTTGGTGTGGTCGTAGCCGTCGCCGCCCTCGGCGACCGGCACGTCGTCGGCGAACGACGGGTTGGCCGGGTTGATGCCGGTGTCGATGACGCCGACGACGACGCCCTCACCCTTCGTGCCGGTGTCGTCGGCGGCCGGGGTGCCCGAGCCGTCCCACAGCGCCGGCGCGCCGATCCACTCCGGGCCGACGTCGGTGTGCAGCTCCCGCTCCACGTCGACCGTCACGGACGTGACGCCCGGCAGCTCCGCGACCGCCAGCGCCTCGTCCTTCGTCAGCTCGACCGCGATGCCGTTGAGCGCGTACGTGTAGGTGAACGCGACCTCGGGCGCGCGCCCGATCTCGTCGTCGATGCGCGCGACCAGCTCGGCCTGCTCCTCCTCCAGATGCCCGGCGTAGGCCTGGGCGGCCCGGCTGTCCGCGTCCAGCGGCTCGGCGCCGCGGGCCTGCGGGCCCGTGGCCGCGAGACCGTCGATGCCGCCGTCGTAGGCGGGGACGGCCGGCTGGTCGAGCTGCACGATGTACAGCTCGGGCGCGGCGGCGGTGCCGAGCCGGAGGGCGACGCCCTTCTCCTGCTGGTGCACGG
Protein-coding sequences here:
- a CDS encoding serine protein kinase RIO; its protein translation is MPNHDQFQPMRSRGRARTREDRAEVADRGPNVFAEYAAKYGLTPPGEEAVTDDPPYGDRWTTWDDSTAGQRGPRPYPDWVVTELGAVDTELGILKTGKEADVFLVERSVPDTGKATVMAAKRYRDPKHRMFHRDDGYREGRRDRESRVNRAMAKGSAFGREAIAGQWAHAEFAALTALWAAGVAVPYPVQIVGTELLMQFIGDDGGGAAPRLAQLRPDPGELRDLWDQLAHNLSLLALAGYAHGDLSAYNLLVHDGRLVVIDVPQIVDVVGNPHGREFLDRDVRNVGGWFTARGLDPGHVDSLSEALARDARLA
- a CDS encoding S8 family serine peptidase, whose amino-acid sequence is MLRRSLTLPTVVALALGLTQAAGAAPPEPPSPGQLEAVTDLSVHQQEKGVALRLGTAAAPELYIVQLDQPAVPAYDGGIDGLAATGPQARGAEPLDADSRAAQAYAGHLEEEQAELVARIDDEIGRAPEVAFTYTYALNGIAVELTKDEALAVAELPGVTSVTVDVERELHTDVGPEWIGAPALWDGSGTPAADDTGTKGEGVVVGVIDTGINPANPSFADDVPVAEGGDGYDHTNPRGAGTYVGVCDPANPAHIPDWGCNDKLIGAWDFTSVDGTNPYDNDGHGSHTASTSAGNQVTATTYSAKGTEHEFSATRTIKGVAPHANVIAYDACNADGCPGSATLASINQAIADGVDVVNYSIGSPSASPDPWSDTDSVAFLNARAAGVYVASSAGNEGPGAATTGSPGDVPWLTAVGAVQHNRQWQAEVQNLTADGGQTLPAIRGQAFSAATSGTFPLVDAADLDNPLCLADGFPAGTDFTGQIVVCDRGENGRVEKGQIVGALGAEGFVLANDEASGTSLNADPHAIPAVHITYDDGVALKAWMASVTGEQASLSGGLEVISDDLGDIMASFSSRGPNRAVELISPAVSAPGVDVLAANGVGNEVSWGFISGTSMASPHVAGSYALLKALHGDDWSPAEAQSALMTTSVTEVTDNDGTPADWFDMGSGRVDLDVAAMAGLVLDVTPAEYAAADPGEGGDVKALNTASMTDRQCLQTCTWTRTVTGTSTGAGTWTVSTDGITDGIAVTVEPSTFTIAEGQDIELTITADVTGAPTDAYQFATVVLTPAEGSAAPVAHLPVAALPSNGVLPEGIDIDTRRDAGSQESAPIESIEIEDFTATVGGLVPVEEQQLSIVEDSTNTDPYDGNGTQTILVDVPADTARLVAQLSDSTAPDLDLFVGTGDTPSAATLVCTSATGSAAESCDVGSPEAGTWWILVQNWDASTPGGTDTVTLGTAVVTAGEGNLTVEGPASQPQGEPFTIRAFYDEDDLDPGETWFGAVALGSSPDSPGDIGVIPVTVTRHADDVTKTASVDTAAPGDTVRYTLMVQPNVTPEDLAYTITDTLPEGTTYVEGSATEGATVEDGVLTWSGTLPTAVGAEGDYVITTSATDPQCVNPFTGTASYVDLATGAGLAANPNITGDGVAFGTTLGGTYGFYDVGYTEVGFTDDGFLIFDIDANYGGDPGTPQELPSAGLPNNVAALLWQDMQVVYDQAANSGVTLARTTGGAAGIIEYDDLRLAGDPTGAQGTYDMEAIIQSGSNDLVFAYDNVTGPLAGPITIGTENAAGTSATALVNAGSAAGVIADDTVVCANYAGPDLDPVVITYDVTVDADVADGTVLTNSAVHVTDNPGAQEVTVSDSVTVSLPVVTVAATADAVEPATDGAFTFTRPAGSSSGSLTVTYSVENNRYTRPGRDYEPLDGTVTFGPGETTVVETVGVIDRRGPSPRDRSVTVTIEDGAGYAAGDPASATVGIVSDGR